In a genomic window of Nodosilinea sp. E11:
- a CDS encoding glycogen debranching protein produces the protein MSRELRMIWVNEQIDPSGIIYSCIACCDEAQAQACHQEFQDNLTDEQRATGWIAQLRQVESWEDVPVNALKLSY, from the coding sequence ATGTCTAGGGAGCTACGCATGATCTGGGTCAACGAGCAAATTGATCCGTCTGGGATTATTTATTCCTGCATTGCCTGCTGTGATGAGGCTCAGGCTCAGGCCTGTCACCAAGAATTTCAAGACAACCTAACCGACGAGCAACGGGCAACGGGCTGGATTGCCCAACTGCGTCAGGTAGAGTCGTGGGAAGATGTGCCCGTCAATGCGCTGAAGCTAAGCTATTAG
- a CDS encoding TM0106 family RecB-like putative nuclease, which yields MSASYPLPSRFSSGDGSLSPLKLPPEVTTPNLPLIRWITDDVLFHYQRCSRRAFLDLYGDRAQQAPPSDYLLKLRQDSLSHRERVFADYSPLYRPEFDSGDWATGAKATLDLMAEGVEAIQQGVLVADAALPGVQLVSQPDLLIKQPGWSCWGNWVYVPVDIKLGKKPKLDYQIVAAYHAYVLSRVQGVWPDASCLALRGGQMYSIDLGRLVLKLQTVLSDCLRDLRGVTVPELFISHSRCDLCHWFSHCYTEAQATRHLSLLPGVTPARYEFLKQHNLTTVAALAQASPAYLAPLTGFGEQVAEKLVHQAQALRDNRAIPRSAPHAPHGFPLWPEDLPEGEIELYFDIEAAPDQNLIYLHGVLVVNHRTGETNFHALLAESHHEERRAWNDFLDLVHTYPHAPVYHFCPYEAQTVRKLGQLYGTPHRQIEALLDRFFDIHKCITDGVTLPIESYALKHIARWMGFDWRDQGANGAQSICWYNAWAETGDRTYLDAILRYNEDDCRATYHIKDWLVKFAEPYWDQLYQTMG from the coding sequence TTGTCTGCTAGTTACCCCCTGCCGTCACGTTTTAGTTCAGGGGATGGCTCACTCAGTCCCCTGAAGCTTCCGCCTGAGGTAACCACGCCCAATCTTCCGCTGATTCGCTGGATCACCGACGATGTGCTGTTTCACTATCAGCGCTGTAGTCGGCGGGCGTTTTTAGATCTTTACGGCGATCGCGCCCAACAAGCCCCTCCCTCTGACTATCTGCTCAAACTGCGCCAAGACAGCCTGAGCCATCGAGAGCGAGTGTTTGCCGACTACTCCCCCCTCTACCGACCCGAATTTGACTCCGGCGATTGGGCTACCGGAGCCAAAGCCACCCTAGATCTGATGGCAGAAGGAGTTGAGGCCATTCAGCAAGGGGTGTTAGTAGCCGATGCCGCCCTGCCCGGGGTGCAGCTGGTTAGCCAGCCCGACCTACTCATCAAGCAGCCTGGCTGGTCTTGCTGGGGCAACTGGGTATACGTTCCCGTCGATATTAAGCTTGGTAAAAAACCCAAGCTCGACTACCAAATAGTCGCTGCCTACCACGCCTACGTGTTGTCGCGGGTGCAAGGGGTCTGGCCCGATGCCAGCTGTTTGGCCCTCCGTGGTGGCCAAATGTACAGCATCGATCTCGGGCGCTTAGTGCTTAAGCTACAAACGGTGCTGAGCGACTGCCTGCGCGACCTACGCGGTGTTACCGTCCCAGAATTGTTTATTTCCCACAGTCGCTGCGACCTGTGCCACTGGTTTAGCCACTGCTACACCGAAGCCCAAGCCACCCGCCACCTATCGTTGCTGCCCGGCGTCACTCCGGCCCGCTACGAGTTTCTCAAACAGCACAACCTCACAACCGTGGCCGCCCTGGCCCAAGCCAGCCCCGCCTACCTAGCTCCTCTAACGGGCTTTGGCGAACAGGTAGCCGAAAAACTGGTACACCAGGCCCAGGCCCTGCGCGACAACCGGGCTATTCCCCGCAGTGCCCCCCACGCCCCCCACGGCTTTCCCCTGTGGCCTGAAGATTTGCCCGAAGGTGAGATCGAACTTTACTTCGACATCGAAGCGGCCCCTGACCAAAACCTGATCTACCTCCATGGGGTGCTGGTGGTTAACCATCGCACTGGCGAAACCAACTTTCATGCCCTACTGGCCGAAAGCCACCACGAAGAGCGCCGCGCCTGGAATGATTTTCTCGATCTGGTGCACACGTATCCCCACGCCCCGGTCTACCACTTCTGCCCCTACGAAGCACAGACGGTGCGCAAGCTAGGGCAGCTCTACGGCACTCCCCACCGCCAAATAGAGGCTCTGCTCGATCGCTTCTTTGACATACATAAATGTATTACCGACGGGGTGACGCTACCCATTGAGAGCTACGCCCTCAAACACATCGCCCGCTGGATGGGCTTTGACTGGCGCGATCAGGGAGCCAATGGAGCCCAGTCGATCTGCTGGTATAACGCTTGGGCCGAAACCGGCGATCGCACCTATCTCGACGCCATTCTGCGCTACAACGAAGACGACTGCCGCGCCACCTATCACATCAAAGACTGGCTGGTAAAATTTGCAGAGCCCTACTGGGATCAGCTTTATCAAACAATGGGCTAA
- a CDS encoding RNA-binding S4 domain-containing protein, producing the protein MPSIEYIKLDQFLKQMQAVGTGGQAKLMIQDGVVRVNGDIETRRGRKLVTGDRIELEGQTWVVDLANLG; encoded by the coding sequence ATGCCCAGTATTGAGTACATCAAACTTGACCAGTTCTTAAAGCAAATGCAGGCGGTTGGCACGGGAGGGCAGGCTAAGCTGATGATTCAGGATGGCGTGGTCAGGGTCAACGGCGATATTGAGACGCGGCGGGGACGCAAACTGGTGACGGGCGATCGCATTGAGCTAGAGGGGCAGACCTGGGTGGTTGACCTGGCTAACCTAGGGTAG
- a CDS encoding DUF6918 family protein, translated as MALSDITKDPAVKDRVVADCAQLIDRQVATKGGLGGMALKATYGVVKGVGAGYIPGAIERILPEVVAALEPMWAEGVQAGDPVAYLSQNQVQAADVILGVTDSRIANTNNGLVKSSYSKLRQSVKGDVAGAVPDLAQILGAYSTVAQ; from the coding sequence ATGGCGTTAAGCGATATTACAAAGGATCCAGCGGTTAAGGACAGAGTGGTGGCGGACTGTGCCCAACTCATCGATCGTCAGGTGGCGACCAAGGGCGGCCTAGGCGGCATGGCCCTTAAGGCCACCTATGGTGTGGTAAAAGGGGTAGGCGCAGGCTATATTCCTGGGGCGATTGAGCGCATCTTGCCGGAGGTTGTGGCCGCCCTAGAGCCAATGTGGGCCGAAGGGGTGCAGGCCGGCGATCCGGTGGCGTATTTGAGCCAAAATCAAGTTCAGGCCGCCGATGTCATTCTTGGTGTGACCGACAGCCGCATCGCCAATACCAACAATGGGTTGGTGAAGTCGTCGTACAGCAAACTGCGCCAGTCAGTCAAAGGCGATGTGGCGGGGGCCGTACCTGATCTGGCCCAGATTTTGGGTGCCTACAGCACGGTTGCCCAATAA